A section of the Spirosoma pollinicola genome encodes:
- a CDS encoding ABC transporter permease produces the protein MAWRDSRRSRQRLLLFMSAIVLGIAALVAINSFGDNLSRSIDDQARELLGADLVLSSNEPNKEKLFYPLLKRVAPDISRRYTNKYTDKNILISSPYEYTREISFASMVAFPKSRGVRLAQIKHLSYGDSGGGNDYPYYGQWQIVPQSAQKRWLSQFHNAVKQPYALVDDALMIQFGAQVGDSIQVGGVSYKIIGRVLKTPGQSAVTSTVAPTVFLPFVAEGLIQRGSRVNYKYYFRFADGTDIEKIIKQVGPKLEKAGLNYDTVTARKKQTGRSFADLTKYLSLVAFVALLLGCVGVASAVQLYVKEKVTSVAILRTLGASGRQAFLIYLIQTALMGLMGAIIGALIGSVVQLVLPRVFGNFLPITVETTLSGSAILGGIGTGLLISVLFALLPLLAIRNVSPLRTLRSSYEDDLSNRDPLRWLVYFLVIGFIVGFAYLQTHNFMLALGFTGGLALAFGILTALGLGLIWLVRRFFPASWSYIWRQSLANLYRPNNQTLILVTSIGLGAFLIATLYLTQGLLLGRVELSSSGNQPNMVLFDIQNEQIAGIRSLVKKQRLPIVQEVPVVTMRLSDINGTTESLRKDTKDTTAKTPKWAFTREYRVTYRDTLISSEKLTSGKAPYQENGAIYVSIEKDFLDRMHIKLGDTLDFNVQGAPIQTIVGGTREVEWNRVQTNFLVVFPSGVLEQAPQFHVLMTRVPNNQASATLQRALVSNFPNVSAIDLGLILKTVDDILGQISFVIQFMALFSILTGLLVLASSVVISKYQRLRESVLLRTLGASRAQILRITALEYGLLGLLAALSGILLSVVGTWALARFVFEVPYQPNLLPLLIISFSVTAMTVLIGVFNSREVLVRPPLDVLRAEG, from the coding sequence ATGGCCTGGCGCGATAGCCGCCGAAGCCGACAACGATTACTGTTATTTATGTCGGCCATTGTGCTGGGCATTGCCGCGCTGGTAGCCATCAACTCCTTTGGCGACAACCTCTCCCGGAGTATCGACGATCAGGCCCGCGAGCTACTCGGTGCCGATTTGGTACTGTCGTCTAACGAACCCAATAAAGAGAAGCTTTTTTATCCGCTTCTAAAGAGAGTTGCCCCTGATATATCCCGCAGGTATACCAATAAGTATACTGATAAAAATATACTAATTAGTAGTCCTTACGAATATACCCGTGAAATCTCGTTTGCTTCGATGGTTGCATTTCCGAAAAGTCGGGGTGTAAGGCTTGCTCAGATCAAGCATTTAAGTTACGGCGATTCTGGGGGGGGCAACGACTATCCTTACTATGGCCAATGGCAGATTGTTCCACAATCAGCCCAAAAGCGTTGGCTATCTCAGTTTCACAACGCTGTAAAGCAGCCCTATGCGCTGGTTGATGATGCGCTTATGATTCAGTTTGGGGCGCAGGTAGGCGATTCTATACAAGTTGGAGGTGTTTCCTATAAAATTATTGGCCGCGTATTAAAAACCCCGGGACAGTCGGCTGTGACGAGCACTGTAGCTCCAACCGTCTTTCTGCCGTTTGTGGCGGAGGGCTTAATACAGCGTGGCAGCAGAGTAAATTATAAGTACTATTTCCGATTCGCGGATGGTACAGATATCGAAAAGATCATTAAGCAGGTCGGGCCTAAATTGGAAAAAGCCGGGCTTAATTACGACACGGTTACCGCACGAAAAAAGCAAACCGGTCGCTCCTTTGCCGACCTGACCAAATACCTTAGCTTGGTTGCTTTTGTTGCCTTGCTGCTGGGTTGTGTTGGTGTTGCCAGTGCGGTCCAACTGTATGTGAAAGAAAAGGTTACGTCGGTAGCGATTTTGCGAACACTTGGTGCCAGCGGGCGGCAGGCGTTCTTGATTTATCTTATTCAGACCGCTTTGATGGGCCTCATGGGTGCCATTATTGGTGCGTTGATAGGCTCGGTGGTGCAATTGGTGCTACCCCGCGTTTTTGGCAATTTCCTGCCTATTACGGTCGAAACAACTTTATCCGGATCGGCCATTCTTGGCGGTATTGGCACAGGTTTACTTATTTCGGTCCTGTTTGCGTTGCTTCCCCTGCTGGCGATTCGGAATGTGTCGCCCCTGCGTACGCTGCGTAGTTCCTATGAAGACGATTTGAGCAACCGCGACCCATTGCGGTGGCTGGTGTATTTTCTGGTCATTGGGTTTATTGTTGGCTTTGCCTATCTGCAAACGCACAACTTCATGCTGGCCCTTGGCTTTACAGGTGGGCTTGCACTGGCCTTCGGCATTTTAACGGCCCTTGGCCTTGGGCTGATCTGGCTGGTACGCCGATTTTTTCCAGCATCGTGGAGTTATATCTGGCGACAGAGTCTGGCAAACTTATACCGGCCCAATAACCAGACGCTTATCCTCGTCACATCCATTGGCCTGGGGGCTTTTCTTATCGCTACTCTTTACTTAACACAAGGACTTTTGCTCGGTCGGGTCGAATTATCATCCAGTGGCAATCAGCCAAACATGGTGCTTTTCGACATTCAGAATGAGCAAATTGCAGGTATCCGGTCGCTCGTTAAAAAGCAACGTTTACCCATTGTACAGGAAGTGCCGGTTGTAACGATGCGCCTGTCAGACATCAATGGAACCACCGAATCTCTCCGTAAAGACACGAAAGATACGACGGCGAAAACACCCAAATGGGCTTTCACCCGCGAATACCGGGTTACCTACCGCGACACGCTGATTTCGTCGGAGAAGTTAACATCGGGCAAAGCGCCTTATCAGGAGAACGGCGCTATTTATGTATCCATTGAGAAAGACTTTCTGGATCGAATGCACATCAAACTTGGCGACACGCTCGATTTCAATGTGCAGGGTGCGCCTATTCAAACCATTGTTGGCGGCACCCGTGAAGTTGAATGGAATCGGGTACAAACCAATTTTCTGGTTGTTTTTCCATCCGGAGTTTTGGAGCAGGCACCCCAGTTTCATGTGCTCATGACCCGTGTGCCCAACAATCAGGCATCGGCCACGCTACAACGGGCCTTAGTCAGCAATTTCCCGAACGTTTCAGCCATTGATCTGGGCCTGATTTTGAAAACGGTAGACGATATTCTGGGCCAGATCTCGTTCGTTATCCAGTTTATGGCCTTGTTTAGTATTCTGACAGGTTTGCTGGTATTGGCCAGTTCGGTGGTTATCAGCAAATACCAGCGGCTCCGCGAAAGCGTCCTTCTCCGCACCCTCGGGGCGAGCCGCGCTCAGATTCTACGTATTACTGCACTCGAATATGGGTTACTGGGTCTCCTGGCTGCTCTTTCGGGTATTCTGCTTTCCGTAGTGGGCACCTGGGCGTTAGCGCGGTTTGTTTTCGAAGTGCCCTATCAGCCCAACCTATTGCCATTGCTCATCATCTCTTTTTCGGTAACGGCCATGACTGTCCTGATCGGCGTTTTCAACAGTCGTGAAGTACTGGTCAGACCACCGCTGGATGTGCTTCGGGCTGAGGGGTAA
- the tamL gene encoding translocation and assembly module lipoprotein TamL, with translation MIVRLYHFIAIQRAPNGLKQRIAGPLRPAIQLLLFLFILSLNACNIAKHLPANERLYAGTDIVMNADSAVSKDEQDNLKEQLGALARPRPNKQLFGFPYKVGLYYLFGEPRKNGFRAWFRRKFGEEPVLASAKAISSNTPVWKATLQNEGYFGSNVTGVLKEIGYKARGVYTVGVKQRFSIDTIVFIDTTNIRQSMKSALRFAARRTIIKKGDPYRFDNLKLERERVSQAIKQRGFYYFLPDYLAILADNDTARHRTTLYFAIKPDMPEAAGLPYGIRNVFLYPNYSLSTAQADTNLSKAYKSEERYTIVDSTKRFNPKLFRDIVTVQPGKRYNSRTQDLTLSRFINVGAFKFVRNRFEPYQQGDSAALDVHYYLTPYPTKSVRAELDGTSRSNNFNGSQVVLSWRDRNALRRAELLTINTNVGIEFQIGGGQQSITNYRFGADALLSFPRLVSPIRFKYDERRQALPKTNATLSYQKIIRGGLYDLNSFQTTFGYAWRQNQQVEHVFQPFNITYVLPSNISTAFIDSASNNPFIFRQLLTVKNAKQLILSSLYSFNYNTSLRSASATTFRLATNAEIAGNIINLFAKKRDDNGDKIIFKVPFAQYLRLDADARLYTKLTPKITWANRLFGGLGITYGNSKGLQLPLTKQYFVGGSNSIRAFRPRAIGPGLFTRDTIRNALLFQDGGGDIKLEANTEIRAKFTKYIEGAVFVDAGNIWTYSDNDIFGAEAQAKFSSDFYKQIAIGAGVGIRIDLSYFLVRFDLATPLRKPYKTNGSEWVINQIAFGSSDWRKQNLVFNIAVGYPF, from the coding sequence ATGATTGTTCGTCTGTACCATTTTATAGCTATCCAGCGTGCCCCAAACGGGTTAAAGCAACGCATTGCCGGGCCACTACGTCCGGCAATACAGTTACTCCTGTTCCTGTTTATTCTCTCTCTTAACGCCTGTAATATTGCCAAGCATCTGCCCGCCAATGAGCGACTTTATGCCGGGACCGACATTGTTATGAATGCCGATTCGGCCGTATCTAAAGACGAGCAGGATAACCTGAAAGAGCAATTAGGGGCATTGGCCCGGCCAAGACCCAACAAGCAATTATTTGGCTTTCCCTATAAAGTTGGTTTGTATTACCTGTTCGGCGAGCCACGCAAAAATGGCTTCCGGGCGTGGTTCCGGCGCAAGTTTGGCGAAGAGCCGGTACTGGCCAGTGCCAAAGCCATTTCATCGAATACACCCGTCTGGAAAGCTACCTTACAAAACGAAGGCTATTTTGGCTCCAACGTAACGGGCGTACTGAAAGAAATCGGCTACAAAGCGAGAGGGGTTTATACGGTAGGGGTTAAACAGCGTTTTTCCATAGATACCATCGTATTTATCGACACTACCAACATTCGGCAGTCTATGAAATCGGCTCTTCGGTTTGCAGCCCGGCGAACGATCATAAAAAAAGGCGACCCCTACCGCTTCGATAACCTTAAGCTCGAACGAGAGCGTGTCAGTCAGGCCATTAAACAACGGGGGTTCTACTACTTTCTGCCAGACTATCTGGCTATTCTGGCCGATAACGATACCGCCCGACATCGCACAACCCTCTATTTTGCCATTAAGCCCGATATGCCCGAAGCGGCCGGTTTACCTTATGGCATTCGAAATGTGTTTCTTTACCCAAACTACAGTCTGTCAACTGCACAGGCCGACACAAACTTAAGTAAAGCCTATAAAAGCGAAGAACGGTATACGATTGTCGACTCAACAAAACGATTTAACCCCAAACTTTTCCGCGATATAGTAACGGTACAGCCCGGAAAGCGCTATAATAGCCGGACACAGGACTTAACTCTTTCGCGGTTTATTAACGTTGGGGCGTTCAAGTTTGTCCGCAACAGATTCGAGCCCTACCAACAAGGCGACTCGGCGGCACTTGATGTACATTATTACCTGACTCCTTACCCAACGAAATCGGTGCGGGCTGAACTTGACGGTACCTCACGCTCGAACAACTTTAATGGTTCGCAGGTGGTGCTTAGTTGGAGAGATCGCAATGCGCTCAGACGTGCCGAATTATTAACGATCAATACCAACGTCGGGATTGAATTTCAGATAGGTGGGGGTCAGCAGAGCATTACGAACTACCGCTTTGGTGCCGATGCTCTATTGAGCTTCCCCCGCCTTGTGAGTCCAATTCGATTCAAATATGACGAGCGCCGTCAGGCATTACCCAAAACAAATGCCACTCTCAGTTATCAAAAAATAATTCGGGGGGGGCTATACGACCTCAATTCATTCCAGACAACATTTGGCTATGCATGGCGGCAAAACCAGCAGGTAGAACATGTTTTTCAACCATTTAATATTACATACGTTCTACCTTCTAACATTAGCACGGCTTTTATTGACTCGGCAAGTAACAATCCGTTCATTTTCCGTCAATTACTAACGGTTAAAAACGCAAAGCAGTTAATCTTAAGCTCCTTATATTCATTCAATTACAACACATCGCTCCGGTCTGCTTCTGCAACCACATTTCGCTTAGCGACGAACGCAGAAATTGCGGGAAATATAATTAATCTGTTTGCTAAAAAACGGGATGACAATGGCGACAAGATCATTTTTAAAGTTCCATTCGCTCAATATCTACGGCTTGATGCCGACGCCCGTCTATACACAAAACTAACGCCAAAAATAACCTGGGCCAACCGGTTATTTGGCGGTTTGGGTATCACCTATGGCAATTCCAAAGGGCTCCAGTTGCCCTTAACAAAACAGTATTTTGTAGGGGGTAGCAACAGCATACGCGCCTTCCGGCCACGGGCCATCGGGCCAGGTCTATTCACGCGCGATACTATTCGAAACGCCTTGCTGTTCCAGGATGGCGGTGGTGACATCAAGCTGGAAGCCAATACAGAAATCCGGGCGAAATTCACGAAATACATCGAAGGAGCGGTTTTTGTCGATGCGGGAAACATCTGGACGTACTCCGACAATGACATTTTTGGCGCAGAGGCTCAGGCTAAATTCAGCTCAGACTTTTACAAACAGATTGCCATTGGCGCAGGTGTCGGTATTCGCATCGACTTGTCTTATTTTCTAGTGCGTTTCGATCTGGCAACACCATTGCGAAAACCTTATAAAACCAATGGCAGTGAGTGGGTCATTAACCAGATTGCTTTCGGAAGCAGCGATTGGCGCAAGCAAAACCTGGTCTTCAACATAGCCGTCGGCTATCCGTTTTAA
- a CDS encoding ABC transporter ATP-binding protein, with the protein MLTITTENIGKKYRREWIFRRVNLTLAAGASYTFVGPNGSGKSTLLQLLAGNLPATEGTLTYSMVDKLIDSDDWFRQVSIAAPYLELVEELTLDELLTFHQTFKPFRNGLTSESVADRLLLTHARNKEIKYFSSGMKQRVKLGLAFFSNSPIVILDEPTSNLDQQGAAWYHEQVRQLGADQLLLIGSNQPEEYDFCPNVIDVMQWK; encoded by the coding sequence ATGCTGACAATCACTACCGAGAACATCGGCAAAAAATACCGAAGGGAGTGGATTTTTCGGCGTGTAAACCTGACGCTTGCTGCTGGTGCGAGTTACACGTTTGTAGGTCCTAATGGCAGCGGAAAATCTACATTACTACAACTGTTAGCCGGGAATTTACCCGCTACAGAGGGAACACTAACCTATTCAATGGTTGACAAACTCATTGATTCCGATGACTGGTTTCGGCAGGTGAGTATTGCCGCCCCTTATCTTGAGTTGGTGGAAGAGTTGACGCTTGACGAACTGCTGACGTTTCATCAGACCTTTAAACCCTTCCGAAACGGTCTTACATCCGAATCTGTAGCCGACCGCCTGTTACTGACACACGCTCGGAATAAAGAAATCAAGTACTTTTCGTCGGGCATGAAGCAGCGCGTAAAACTCGGGCTGGCTTTTTTCTCCAATTCCCCAATCGTCATTCTGGACGAGCCTACGTCAAACCTCGACCAGCAGGGCGCTGCCTGGTATCATGAGCAGGTGCGCCAACTTGGTGCTGACCAACTCCTGTTGATCGGCTCCAACCAACCCGAGGAATATGATTTCTGCCCCAATGTGATTGATGTGATGCAGTGGAAATGA
- a CDS encoding ABC transporter ATP-binding protein, with amino-acid sequence MSILHVENLTKTYSSGGQDLTVLHGVNFTLEPGDTFSIVGPSGSGKTTLLGLCAGLDRASSGSVYLNDVRLDTLNEDQRAAIRNQYVGFIFQNFQLLPTLTALENVMVPLELRGEKGAEKAAQALLERVGLGKRGHHYPTQLSGGEQQRVSLARAFANRPKLLFADEPTGNLDADTSATVVDLLFELNREAGTTLVLVTHDMELASRTQRVIRIKGGTVVEQLVNDRAGVSASDRMGE; translated from the coding sequence ATGAGTATTCTTCACGTTGAAAATCTAACGAAAACCTATTCGAGCGGGGGTCAGGACCTGACGGTTTTGCACGGCGTCAACTTTACCCTCGAACCGGGCGATACGTTCTCCATCGTTGGCCCATCGGGTAGCGGCAAAACTACGCTGCTGGGCTTGTGTGCCGGTTTGGATCGGGCTTCGTCGGGCAGCGTTTACCTCAATGATGTTCGGCTGGATACACTCAACGAAGACCAGCGGGCAGCGATACGAAATCAATACGTCGGCTTTATTTTCCAGAACTTTCAGCTCCTGCCTACCCTTACCGCCCTGGAAAACGTGATGGTTCCGCTCGAACTGCGGGGCGAGAAAGGAGCCGAAAAAGCGGCACAGGCCCTGCTGGAACGCGTTGGTTTAGGCAAACGCGGGCACCACTACCCTACTCAGCTCTCGGGTGGTGAGCAGCAACGGGTTTCGCTGGCACGAGCTTTTGCCAATCGGCCCAAGCTCCTTTTTGCCGATGAGCCCACGGGGAACCTCGACGCCGATACCAGTGCCACCGTAGTAGACTTACTCTTCGAGCTCAACCGCGAAGCCGGAACAACCCTCGTTCTCGTTACGCACGATATGGAACTGGCCTCCCGCACCCAGCGCGTTATCCGTATCAAGGGCGGAACGGTTGTAGAACAATTAGTGAATGACCGGGCTGGCGTCTCGGCGAGTGATCGAATGGGGGAATAA
- a CDS encoding arylesterase codes for MKFCLNRKTPYSVISGLLLVLTVWGCGSSDTKTNTTTTPAEQAASKPDSPAKKQTILFYGNSLTAGYGVEPSQAFSALIGKKVDSLGLNYRVVNAGLSGETTAGGKSRIGWVLRQPVAIFVLELGGNDGLRGLPLADTRKNLQAIMDTVRQKSPQATIVLAGMQIPPNMGTSYTKEFRGMFKELADKNKAVLIPFLLENVGGIPKLNQPDGIHPTPAGHKIVANTVWKVIRPLLK; via the coding sequence ATGAAGTTCTGCCTGAATCGCAAAACACCTTATTCTGTGATAAGCGGGTTGTTGCTGGTCTTAACGGTCTGGGGCTGTGGCTCATCCGATACCAAAACGAACACCACAACGACACCCGCCGAACAAGCGGCCTCAAAACCTGACAGTCCGGCTAAAAAGCAAACGATTCTATTTTACGGCAATAGCCTGACCGCCGGTTATGGCGTTGAGCCATCGCAGGCGTTTTCGGCCCTGATCGGCAAAAAGGTTGACTCTTTGGGCTTAAACTATAGGGTTGTAAACGCCGGGTTAAGTGGCGAAACGACTGCTGGGGGCAAGAGCCGTATTGGTTGGGTGCTGCGCCAGCCTGTTGCCATTTTCGTGCTGGAATTGGGCGGCAACGACGGTTTGCGGGGACTCCCGCTTGCCGACACCCGGAAAAACCTGCAAGCGATTATGGATACCGTTCGGCAAAAAAGCCCGCAGGCAACAATTGTGCTGGCCGGGATGCAGATTCCACCCAATATGGGCACGTCCTACACGAAAGAGTTTCGAGGTATGTTCAAGGAGTTAGCCGACAAAAATAAAGCCGTTCTTATTCCGTTCCTGCTCGAAAACGTGGGGGGGATTCCCAAACTGAACCAGCCCGATGGCATTCACCCAACCCCCGCCGGGCATAAAATTGTTGCCAACACAGTCTGGAAGGTAATTCGGCCTTTGCTGAAATAA